One segment of Manihot esculenta cultivar AM560-2 chromosome 4, M.esculenta_v8, whole genome shotgun sequence DNA contains the following:
- the LOC122723513 gene encoding cytochrome P450 714C2-like: MIMDIAKERSGSTSHQDLLQAIIEGSKNGELGKLTEDEFIVDNCKNMMFGGYQSPAVAAIWAFMLLASHPEWQDRARFEVLEICKGQQLLDYNMLSKMKVLKMVIQEVLRLYPGVTLVSREAMQNVKLGELKVPKGMDIWIWLPALHRNPEYWGADADVFNPERFTNGVTGACKSSQAYIPFGLGARVCPGQNLALIELKVFFAVILSNFKLTISPKYRHSPTYGLLLEPEHGVNLLIQKI; encoded by the exons ATGATAATGGACATAGCTAAGGAGAGAAGTGGATCTACATCTCATCAGGACTTATTACAAGCTATCATTGAAGGTTCCAAGAATGGTGAGCTTGGAAAGTTAACAGAAGATGAGTTCATAGTTGACAATTGCAAAAATATGATGTTTGGTGGGTACCAATCCCCTGCTGTTGCAGCAATTTGGGCTTTCATGTTACTAGCTTCACATCCTGAATGGCAAGACCGTGCTCGGTTTGAAGTTTTAGAGATTTGTAAGGGACAACAGCTCCTAGACTACAATATGCTCAGCAAGATGAAAGTG TTAAAAATGGTGATCCAAGAGGTTCTGAGGCTTTATCCAGGAGTGACATTGGTTTCAAGAGAGGCAATGCAAAATGTGAAGCTTGGTGAGTTGAAGGTTCCAAAAGGAATGGACATTTGGATATGGCTACCAGCATTGCATCGTAATCCTGAATATTGGGGAGCTGATGCAGACGTGTTTAATCCTGAGAGGTTCACTAATGGAGTTACTGGAGCTTGCAAGTCTTCACAAGCCTATATACCTTTTGGATTGGGAGCTCGAGTGTGTCCTGGACAGAACTTGGCTTTAATAGAATTGAAAGTGTTTTTCGCTGTCATACTCTCTAATTTCAAACTTACTATCTCTCCTAAATATCGACACTCACCTACTTATGGTCTGCTTTTGGAGCCTGAGCATGGTGTGAATCTCCTTATTCAAAAGATATGA